Sequence from the Myxococcota bacterium genome:
CGGCACACGGCGAACGGCCCCAGCTGGAGCTGACGCGCCCATTCCTCCATCGCCGCATCGATGTCGGAAACGATGTAGGCGGTCTGGCGCACGGGGCCGAAGAGCGGGCTCAGCATGGACGAACTCCGGTGGGTTCGAGACGTACTCGTGTGTGCGACGGTATATGGAACGGCTGTCGAGTTCTCAAGTCCGGCGCGCTCGCGCATGGGCTCCAGGAGTCGCCTCATGCGCAACATCGTGATCAGTGGCAGCGCCAGCGGGATCGGTCTCGCCACGAAGACGAAGCTCGAAACTCAGGGCGATCGGGTCGTCGGCATCGACCTCCGCGATGCCGACATCGAAGCGGACCTGTCGACGGCGAGCGGGCGCGGGGAAGCCGTTCGACAGGCGCTCGAGCTCACCTCGAACGAGATCGACGGCGTGGTGTTGTCGGCCGGCTTGAGCGGCGTGGACTCGCCGCCCGACACGACGCTGTCGGTCAACTACTTCGGTTCGGTCGAGCTCTTCGACGGCCTGCGCCCCGCCATGGAGGGTCGCCCGAACCCATGCGCGATCGGCCTGGTCTCCAACTCGTCCCAGTTTGGCATCGACTACGACGATCCGATGGTGCTCGCACTTCTCGAAGGCGACGAGGCGAAGTGTCGGGCGATGGTGCGGGAGCTCGACCGCGGAGCCGCCTACCGCTACACGAAGCACGCCCTCGCGCGCGCGATTCGACGTCGCGCGATCGAATGGGGCCCGCTCGGCGTGCGGATCAACGGCATCGTGCCCGGCATGACCGAGACCCCGATGGTCCAGGCGATCAAGCAGGACCCGGAGATGGGCCCCTACGTCGATCGGCTCCCCATCCCGCTGCAACGCCCGGGAACCGCCGAGGAAATGGCGGGCGTCATCGCCTTCCTGCTCAGCGACGCGGCCGCCTACATCCACGGCATGATGCTCTGGGTCGACGGCGGCACGGATGCCGCGGTGCGCCCCGACCGCTTCTAGCCGCGACCCATGCCACCGCCCGACCTCACGACAGGATCCCGTGGCGCGCCGCCTCGGCGATCGCCGCGACGGCCGGGGGGGTAATGCGGCGCTCGACCGTGATCGCGTAGAACTCTTCACGCACGTCGTCGGTGCTGCCGACCAGCTGGACGCCGTGGGTCTCGCGAATCTCGTCGGCGACGACGATCGGCGCTGCAAAGATTCCCGTCCCGTGCTGGCCAAAGACCTTGAGCAGGGCCGAGTCTTCGATCTCGGCCACGATCTCGGGACGAACGTCGATCTCTTCGAACCAGAGCTCGAGGGAGTGCCCGAGGGTGGTGTTGCGCGTCGGGACGAGCATCGGCGCGCCGTCCAGGCTCTGGGGGAAGCCCCGCCGGTGCCGACGAGCGAGCGAGGGCTCCCCGAAGAAGCCGATGCCGCAGTCGCCGAGTGAGTGGTTGAAGGCCTTGACGTGCACCTGCGGGCCCAGGGGTGCGTCGGTCAGCACCATGTCGTACTCCTGGACGGCCAGCGCCGCCATCAGGTCGTCGGTCTTCCCCTCGTGGAGCACGAGCTGCACGGGATCCTCCATCTCGAGGGCCGTCTGCAGGAGCCGGTGCGTGACGAGCTTCGGGACGACGTCCGCGATCCCGACGAGCAGCTTCGCCGGCCGTCTCGTCGGGCGCCCGCGCAGCGCGTCCTGCATCTCGCGGCCCAAAGAGAAGATCTCTTCCGCGTACTGGTAGGCGACGCGCCCGACGTCCGTGAGGACGAGCCGGCGCCCCTCCCGGACGAAGAGCTGCTCGTCCAGCGTGTCCTCGAGCTTGCGAATCTGGCCGCTGAGCGTGGGCTGTGCCAAACGCAGCACATCGGATGCCCGGGTGACGCTCCCCTCCCGCGCAACGACGTAGAAGTAGTAGAGGTGGTGATAGTTCAGCCAATCCAAGGGTCTACCTCCCCGGGCCGATCGGGTGCGGCCCGCCTCTCAGATATATCGGGATTATCGAACTAAATCTCGGATATTTTCTATTTTTCGAATCCAGAAGGAGACCCGATACTCCGCCGGACCCGAATCGAGAGGCTCGGGATCAGGAGGAGCGGGATGGAGGCTCGAAAGAGCGCAGAGCTGCGGGGCGCGCCGGAGATCTCGGTACCGGGTGTCCTGGTCGGCCGCCTGCTCGAAGTGGTGCTCGGAGTCGCCACCGGCGAAGCGACCTCGCTCGACCGGATCGAGGCACCGCGGTCGGGCGCGAGCTGGCAGGAAGCGCTCGAGAACGCCCTGGATCGGCACCCGCTGCGGGCGCGCCCCACCTTCTTGTCGGCCCTCGAGGCGGCGGGCGCCGCCAGCGCCAGCACCCCACTCGTGACCCACGGACGCAGCGGGGACCGGGGCTGGCTCGCGATCCTGGACCGCGCCCCGGGCCGCGTTCGAGCGGTCAGCGCCAGTGGCGAGGACCGTTGGCTGCGCCTCGAGGCCCTCGCCGAGGCCCTCGGACGCAACGACCCGGAAGAGCCGCACCCGTGGATGCTCGTCGAGCCGGAGCTCCCGGCCCTCGGCGCGGTGAAGCCGGCCTCGAAGGACTCGCGCAGCCTGCCCCCGCTGCGACGCCTCTTCGGACTGCTCAAACCCGATCGCAGCGATCTCTGGACGGTCGTCCTCTATGCCGTGCTGATCGGAGCGCTCACCCTCGCGACGCCAATCGCGGTGCAGCAGCTCGTGAACACGGTGGCCTTCGGGGGCCTGGTGCAGCCCGTCGTCATTCTCGCGCTGCTGCTCTTCGGCGTGTTGTCGTTCGCGGGCCTGCTCTCAGGCCTGCAGGCCTACACCGCCGAGATCATCCAGCGTCGCCTCTTCGTGCGCGTGGTGATGGACCTCGCCGAGCGCCTGCCGCGCGTCGAGATTCGTTCCTTCGACGGACGACACGGCCCCGAGCTCGTCAACCGGATCTTCGACCTGTTCACGGTGCAGAAGCTGGGCGCCCTGCTGCTGCTGGACGGCACCTCGGTGCTGCTGCAGACCGCCGTGGGCCTGCTGATCCTCTCATTCTACCACCCGATCATGCTCGCCTTCAGCATCCTGCTGGTGGGTGCGATTGCCGTCGTGGTGCTCGTCTTCGGCCGCGGCGCCGTGGACACGGCGATCGGCGAGTCGAACGCGAAGTACGCCGTCGTCCATTGGATGGAGGAGCTGGCCGCCCACCCCGTGACCTTCCGGGGGCCGGGCGGCCGCGCACACGCGGTCGGTCGCGCCGACCAGCTGGCAGCGAAGTACGTGCGCGCCCGACGCCGGCACTACCGCATCGTGCTGCGTCAGTTCTCGAGCGCCCTCGTCCTGCAGGTATTGGCGAGCAGCCTGCTGCTCGCGCTCGGCGGCTGGCTCGTCGTCGCCGGTCAGCTCACCCTGGGACAGCTCGTCGCCTCGGAGCTGATCATCACGGCGATCGTCGCCGCCGTCGCCAAGCTGGGCAAGCAGATGGAGAGTCTCTACGACCTGTTGGCCGCGACCGACAAGCTCGGCGTCCTCCTCGACCTGCCCCTCGAGCGCGAGGGCGGTTCGCCGGCAGCGCTCGGAAGTGGTCCTGCTCGCGTCCATCTTCGCGATGTCAGCTACGGCTACGAGGGTCGGTCGGTGCTCTCGAGCGTCTCCGAGGACATCGAAGCCGGCGAGCGCGTCGCGGTCCGCGGCGCGAACGGCTCGGGGAAGAGCACGCTGACCGAGCTGATGGCAGGCCTGCGCGCGCCGGAGAAGGGCTTCGTCGCCGTCGACGAATGCGACATCCGCGACCTCTCCCTCGACGAGCTGCGGGCTCAGGTCGTCCGGGTGGGCGAAGCCGAGATCTTCTCCGGGTCCATCCTCGACAACCTGCGCGTCGCGCGGCCGAGCCTGTCGGTCGCCGAAGCGGGCGAAGTACTCGGGCGCGTCGGATTGCTCGACGCCGTGCGCGCCCTCCCGGACGGGCTCGGAACCCACCTGGCCACCGAGGGCTCGCCCCTCGCCCGCGGCCAGGTCGCGGCCTTGACCCTGGCGCGCGCGCTGGTCGCGAAGCCGCGCCTGCTCTTGCTCGACGAAGCGCTCATCCACATCGAGACCCACACGCGAAAGCAGGTGCTCGACACCCTCTTCGCAGCGGACGCGCCTTGGACGCTGGTGGCCGTCACGGACAGCGCGGACGTGATCGAGCGCTGTTCGCGCGTGGTCGAACTGTCGGATCCGAATGCGAGGGCGGTGGCATGACGAAGGAAACCACGAGACAGCGGGCCGAGATCTCGGCGCTGCAGATGGTCCAGAGCCCGCGGGCACTGCGCATGTTCACCGTCCTGTTGCTGGTGCTCCTCGTCATCAGCCTGTTCGGCCTCGGCCTGGTTCCGTGGCAGCAGAACGTCCCCGGCGTAGGACGGGTGGTGGCCTTCGACCCCTTCGAGCGCATCCAGACCGTGGCCGCGCCCGTCGACGGTCGCGTGCAGCAGGCCTGGGTCATCGAGGGCTCCCGCGTCGAGCAGGGCGACCCGCTCCTCGAGATCGTCGACAACGATCCGTCGATCCTGCGGCGGCTCGAGGAACAGCGCCTCGCACTGGAGTCCCAGGTCGGCGCAGCCCGCGAGAAGGTCCGGCTCTTCCAGTCTCAGGTGGAGGCCCTCAAGTCGGCCCAGGACCTCGCCACCGATGCGGCGCGCAGCCAGGTCCAGGTCGCGCGCGCAGCGGTGCAGTCGGCCCGCCACGGGTTCAGCGCGGCACGCGCCGTGGAGGACCAGACTCGTTTGAACTTCGAGCGCCACCGCGAGCTCGTTCAGGACGGACTGGTCTCGGACCTCGAGTTCGAGATGACCGAGCGCGCCTTCAAGGAGGCCCGCGCCCGCGTGCAGCAGGGCCGGCAGGCGTTGGCGGCGGCCGAGTACGAGGAAGAGGCCGCGGTCGCCGAGCTCGGTCGCATCGAGACCGAGAATCAGGCGCGCATCGAGACGTCGCGCACGAGCGAGCAGTCTTCCGAGCTGGAGACGGCCGCGCTGAAGGAGCGGCTCACCGCCCTCGACGTGCGCATCGCCCAGCAGAACACCCAGCTGCTCCGGGCGCCCCGCGCCGGCACGGTGTACCGGCTCTTCGCCAGCCCGGGGGCCGAGCTGGTCAAGGCAGGCGATCCCGTCCTGCAGCTGATCCCGGACACCGAGAGTCGCGCGGTCGAGCTCTGGCTCGACGGCAACCACGTCCCCCTCGTCTCTGCGGACCGCACGGTGCGGCTGCAGTTCGAGGGCTGGCCCGCCGTCCAGTTCTCGGGTTGGCCGTCGGTAGCGGTGGGCACCTTCGGTGGACGAGTGTCGCTGGTCGACCCAAGCGACGACGGTACGGGGCGCTTCCGCATCCTCGTCGTTCCGGACGCGGAAGACGAGCCCTGGCCCGAGTCGATGTACCTGCGGCAGGGCGTGCGGGCGAAGGGCTTCGTGCTGCTCGACCAGGTGAGCATCGGCTACGAGCTCTGGCGTCAGGCGAACGGCTTCCCGCCGACGGTGGCGATGCGCGGTTCGGGCGGCGGCCCGGTGCCGGTGGTCGAGCAGCCGTGACACGACTTGCGCTCGCATTGTTGTGGCTCCTGGTGTCCGCGAACGCACAGGCGACGCGCACCGAGACGGCCGGCCCCGACGCACCGCGCTCTGCGCTGCAGCTCGAAGACGTGCTCGCCTCGGTCGACGCGCATTTCCCGCTCCTGGCGGCCGCCCGTCTGCAGCGAGACGTGGCCGCCGGATCCCTGCGCGAGGCAAGGGGCGGCTTCGACACGCGACTCATCGCCGAGGGCGAGCTCAATGAGGGCGGCTTCTACCAGAACCGCTCGGGCGACGCGCGCCTCGAACAGAACACCCGGCTCTGGGGCCTGCGCTTCTTCGGCGGCTACCGGGTCGGCCGCGGCGACTTCCCTTCCTATGACGGCGGGCGGCAGACGAACGAACGCGGTGAGATCCGGGGCGGCGTCGAGCTCCCACTGCTCCGCGGCGGCTGGATCGACCCGGAACGGGCGCGCCTGCGCACCGCCGAGATCGGTATGCGCCGCGTCACTCCGGAGATCGAGCTCGAGCGGATCGGTTTCCTGCGTCAGGCCGGCCTGGCCTACTGGGACTGGCTCGCCACTGCCCTCGAGGTCGGTGTCTCGCGGCAGCTCCTGTCGGAAGCGCAAGAGCGACAGCTACAGCTCAGCGGACGAGCTGCGCGCGGCGTCGTGCCCCGGATCGATCTGGTCGACAACGAACGCCTGATCCTGGACCGCGCGATGCGCCTACTCGGCGCCGAGCGCGATGCCGAGCAGGCCGCGATTGCCCTCTCGCTCTTCCTGCGGGATGGGAGCGGTGCGCCTTCCATTCCCGAACCCGAGCGACTCCCCACCGACTTCCCCGCAGAAGAGTCCCCCGACGCCCTCGACGTCGGCGGAGACCTCACGCGCGCCCTCGATCGTCACCCGTTGCTGCTCAGCCTCTCCTTCGAACGCGAGCGCCTCGACGTGGCGCTCTCGCTGGCCCGGAACGACCGGCTGCCCGGCGTCGACCTCGTGGTGGAGGGCTCGAACGACTCGGGCACGGCGGCGCCGGGGATCTCGAGCGAGGGGACCCTGTCTCCCGATCCGCGCGGCGAGGCCGAGGTCAAAGCCAGGCTCCGCTTCACCTTCCCGGTGCAGCAGCGCGAGGCCCGGGGACGGATCGCGGTGGCGCGCGCCGAACTCTCGCGGCTCGAGCGACGCGAACGGTTCGCGCGCGAGCGGATCGAGGCGGAGATTCGGCGCACGATCGCCGCCGTCGAGGCCGCTTTCGCACAGACGGAGACCGCGCGGGAGAACCTCGTGCTCGCCGACCGACTGCGTCTCGCCGAGGAGCGGAAGCTATCCCTGGGCGCGAGCAACCTGATCGACGTGAACATCCGCGAAGTTCAGGCAGCGGACGCGGCCGTCGCGTTGATCCGCGCTCAGGCCGCCTACTTTCGCGCCCGCGTCGACTACCGGGCCGCCGTCGGCGTGGGTGTGTAGCCGTGCAACTGCGCATCTTGTCTCAGGGCGTGGCCC
This genomic interval carries:
- a CDS encoding TolC family protein, with protein sequence MTRLALALLWLLVSANAQATRTETAGPDAPRSALQLEDVLASVDAHFPLLAAARLQRDVAAGSLREARGGFDTRLIAEGELNEGGFYQNRSGDARLEQNTRLWGLRFFGGYRVGRGDFPSYDGGRQTNERGEIRGGVELPLLRGGWIDPERARLRTAEIGMRRVTPEIELERIGFLRQAGLAYWDWLATALEVGVSRQLLSEAQERQLQLSGRAARGVVPRIDLVDNERLILDRAMRLLGAERDAEQAAIALSLFLRDGSGAPSIPEPERLPTDFPAEESPDALDVGGDLTRALDRHPLLLSLSFERERLDVALSLARNDRLPGVDLVVEGSNDSGTAAPGISSEGTLSPDPRGEAEVKARLRFTFPVQQREARGRIAVARAELSRLERRERFARERIEAEIRRTIAAVEAAFAQTETARENLVLADRLRLAEERKLSLGASNLIDVNIREVQAADAAVALIRAQAAYFRARVDYRAAVGVGV
- a CDS encoding SDR family oxidoreductase; its protein translation is MRNIVISGSASGIGLATKTKLETQGDRVVGIDLRDADIEADLSTASGRGEAVRQALELTSNEIDGVVLSAGLSGVDSPPDTTLSVNYFGSVELFDGLRPAMEGRPNPCAIGLVSNSSQFGIDYDDPMVLALLEGDEAKCRAMVRELDRGAAYRYTKHALARAIRRRAIEWGPLGVRINGIVPGMTETPMVQAIKQDPEMGPYVDRLPIPLQRPGTAEEMAGVIAFLLSDAAAYIHGMMLWVDGGTDAAVRPDRF
- a CDS encoding HlyD family efflux transporter periplasmic adaptor subunit, which gives rise to MTKETTRQRAEISALQMVQSPRALRMFTVLLLVLLVISLFGLGLVPWQQNVPGVGRVVAFDPFERIQTVAAPVDGRVQQAWVIEGSRVEQGDPLLEIVDNDPSILRRLEEQRLALESQVGAAREKVRLFQSQVEALKSAQDLATDAARSQVQVARAAVQSARHGFSAARAVEDQTRLNFERHRELVQDGLVSDLEFEMTERAFKEARARVQQGRQALAAAEYEEEAAVAELGRIETENQARIETSRTSEQSSELETAALKERLTALDVRIAQQNTQLLRAPRAGTVYRLFASPGAELVKAGDPVLQLIPDTESRAVELWLDGNHVPLVSADRTVRLQFEGWPAVQFSGWPSVAVGTFGGRVSLVDPSDDGTGRFRILVVPDAEDEPWPESMYLRQGVRAKGFVLLDQVSIGYELWRQANGFPPTVAMRGSGGGPVPVVEQP
- the nhaR gene encoding transcriptional activator NhaR; this encodes MDWLNYHHLYYFYVVAREGSVTRASDVLRLAQPTLSGQIRKLEDTLDEQLFVREGRRLVLTDVGRVAYQYAEEIFSLGREMQDALRGRPTRRPAKLLVGIADVVPKLVTHRLLQTALEMEDPVQLVLHEGKTDDLMAALAVQEYDMVLTDAPLGPQVHVKAFNHSLGDCGIGFFGEPSLARRHRRGFPQSLDGAPMLVPTRNTTLGHSLELWFEEIDVRPEIVAEIEDSALLKVFGQHGTGIFAAPIVVADEIRETHGVQLVGSTDDVREEFYAITVERRITPPAVAAIAEAARHGILS
- a CDS encoding ATP-binding cassette domain-containing protein, giving the protein MEARKSAELRGAPEISVPGVLVGRLLEVVLGVATGEATSLDRIEAPRSGASWQEALENALDRHPLRARPTFLSALEAAGAASASTPLVTHGRSGDRGWLAILDRAPGRVRAVSASGEDRWLRLEALAEALGRNDPEEPHPWMLVEPELPALGAVKPASKDSRSLPPLRRLFGLLKPDRSDLWTVVLYAVLIGALTLATPIAVQQLVNTVAFGGLVQPVVILALLLFGVLSFAGLLSGLQAYTAEIIQRRLFVRVVMDLAERLPRVEIRSFDGRHGPELVNRIFDLFTVQKLGALLLLDGTSVLLQTAVGLLILSFYHPIMLAFSILLVGAIAVVVLVFGRGAVDTAIGESNAKYAVVHWMEELAAHPVTFRGPGGRAHAVGRADQLAAKYVRARRRHYRIVLRQFSSALVLQVLASSLLLALGGWLVVAGQLTLGQLVASELIITAIVAAVAKLGKQMESLYDLLAATDKLGVLLDLPLEREGGSPAALGSGPARVHLRDVSYGYEGRSVLSSVSEDIEAGERVAVRGANGSGKSTLTELMAGLRAPEKGFVAVDECDIRDLSLDELRAQVVRVGEAEIFSGSILDNLRVARPSLSVAEAGEVLGRVGLLDAVRALPDGLGTHLATEGSPLARGQVAALTLARALVAKPRLLLLDEALIHIETHTRKQVLDTLFAADAPWTLVAVTDSADVIERCSRVVELSDPNARAVA